A window of Rhododendron vialii isolate Sample 1 chromosome 13a, ASM3025357v1 contains these coding sequences:
- the LOC131313879 gene encoding uncharacterized protein LOC131313879: protein MIAKSKTREGHVHVLRKFFERLRKYKMRLNPQKCTFGVTADRCQAAFPSIQKYLQNPPILMPPTPGKPLILYLSVNPSSMGCLLAQKGDKGVKKAIYYLKFDLAYITRKFVKGRAVEEFLADHPVDGPEDSDFVFPDEEVLTVVEDVWTLYFDGATNQKGYGIGVLLITPDGSHIPLAFKLNFDVTNNQAEYEVCIVGMEAALILGVKKLEVIGDSNLVVSQANEDRKVHEVKLKLYHQDLEDLIPRFYKVTFTHIPRLKNQFTDALATLASMVELPLGVKLRPILIKQRDYPAYHGKYPAEASKKDQLALRRIAAQYILCGGKLYKRSHCGMHKLCVNGSEATRIMEEVHEGVCGPHMSGVMLARKILRQGIDVIGMVKSSALNGHRFILVAIDYFTKVLELFEEFGIQVHHSTVYRPQTNGAVEATNKNIETIIKKSAESARDWHEQLPLALWGYRTSIHTSTRATPYSLVYGMDAVLPIELEESVVILSSYDFPS, encoded by the exons atgattgccaagtcGAAAACTCGTGAGGGGCATGTACATGTTCTTCGAAAGTTCTTCGAACGACTCCGTAAGTACAAAATGCGTCTCAATCCGCAGAAGTGCACTTTTGGGGTCAcggcag ACAGGTGCCAAGCGGCTTTTCCGTCCATTCAGAAATACTTGCAGAACCCTCCGATTCTCATGCCGCCGACTCCTGGGAAGCCATTGATACTTTATTTATCTGTGAATCCTTCATCTATGGGGTGTTTACTGGCTCAAAAAGGAGATAAAGGTGTCAAGAAGgccatttattacttaa aattcgatcttgCGTACATTACGAGAAAATTTGTCAAGGGGCGAGCAGTTGAGGAATTCTTAGCCGATCATCCTGTTGATGGACCAGAAGACTCAGATTTTGTATTCCCGGATGAGGAAGTACTAACGGTTGTCGAAGACGTGTGGACACTTTACTTCGACGGAGCAACCAACCAGAAGGGATATGGAATCGGAGTGCTTTTGATTACACCTGATGGTTCTCACATTCCGCTTGCGTTCAAACTCAACTTCGATGTCACGAACAACCAAGCGGAGTATGAGGTCTGTATTGTTGGCATGGAGGCAGCTCTTATCCTCGGTGTGAAAAAACTCGAGGTCATTGGTGATTCCAACCTTGTCGTATCTCAAGCCAACGAGGACAGGAAGGTTCATGAAGTAAAGTTGAAGCTTTACCATCAGGACTTGGAGGATCTCATCCCTCGTTTCTATAAGGTTACTTTCACTCATATTCCCCGCTTAAAGAATCAATTCACCGATGCCTTGgcaactttggcttccatggtcgaacttccTTTGGGTGTCAAACTTCGCCCTATTCTGATCAAACAACGGGACTATCCTGCCTAtca tgggAAGTATCCGGCTGAAGCTTCTAAGAAGGATCAACTTGCATTACGAAGGATAGCGGCCCAATACATCCTTTGTGGAGGAAAATTATACAAGAGatcccattgtgggatgcacaagctctgtgtcaatggtTCTGAAGCCACAAGGATTATGGAGGAGGTTCATGAGGGAGTCTGTGGTCCTCATATGAGCggtgtcatgcttgctaggaaaatcctacgaCAGG gcattgatgtcattggcATGGTCAAATCGTCTGCTTTGAATGGTCACCGGTTCATTTTGGTGgcgatagattactttaccaa GGTTCTGGAGTTGTTCGAAGAATTCGGAATCCAAGTCCATCATTCGACTGTTTATCGCCCTCAAACAAATGGAGCTGTTGAAGCAACAAATAAGAATATTGagacgattatcaaaaagtctgctGAATCTGCccgggactggcatgagcaactacctctagcactATGGGGGTATCGGACGTCAATTCATACATCGACAAGagcaacaccctattctttGGTTTACGGGATGGATGCAGTACTCCCTATTGAGCTTGAG GAGTCAGTTGTCATTTTGTCTTCTtacgatttcccttcttag